The following coding sequences are from one Synechococcus sp. HK05 window:
- a CDS encoding FtsQ-type POTRA domain-containing protein translates to MTRTPTRPSLAPERRKQLRQQRRQERLRQLWRITLFSAAATGLGWGLLREGWVLRSPDQIEVLGSSQVNREQVIREAQLQLPQPLLGLKPRELAQRLSAGLPVEQVQVSRLMLPPRLRISLVEREAVAQAQRRSAKGMERGYVDRLGNWMTSRQQRGSGANRTPQVMVMGWQERLRAPLADILAQQNELGSTLQQVRFEPNGSLWLRTAALGDVHLGLPDQRLNRRLEVLRHLSSHLPKQIKTLKIQSIDLSDPEQPELGLPGKGRISIAALQKAIAEANRPPQAPSTTNRPAPPPAAD, encoded by the coding sequence GTGACCCGCACCCCCACCCGGCCGTCACTGGCTCCGGAACGGCGTAAGCAACTGCGCCAGCAACGCCGTCAGGAGCGCTTGCGGCAGCTGTGGCGGATCACCCTGTTCAGCGCCGCGGCCACCGGGCTGGGCTGGGGCTTGCTGCGTGAGGGGTGGGTGCTGCGCAGCCCGGATCAGATCGAAGTGCTGGGCAGCTCCCAAGTGAATCGCGAGCAGGTGATCCGCGAAGCCCAGCTGCAGCTGCCCCAACCGTTACTAGGCCTCAAACCCCGGGAACTGGCCCAGCGGCTTTCGGCTGGCTTGCCGGTGGAGCAGGTGCAGGTGAGCCGGCTGATGCTGCCGCCACGGCTGCGCATCAGCCTGGTGGAACGGGAAGCAGTGGCCCAGGCCCAGCGCCGCTCCGCCAAAGGCATGGAGCGCGGCTACGTGGATCGCCTCGGCAACTGGATGACCAGCCGGCAACAGCGCGGCAGTGGCGCCAACCGCACCCCACAGGTGATGGTGATGGGCTGGCAAGAGCGGCTGCGGGCGCCCCTGGCCGACATCCTTGCTCAACAAAACGAGCTGGGCAGCACCCTGCAACAGGTGCGGTTTGAACCCAACGGCAGCCTGTGGCTCCGCACCGCCGCCCTGGGCGATGTGCATCTAGGCCTTCCGGATCAACGGCTGAACCGGCGCCTCGAGGTGCTGCGCCATCTCTCCTCCCATCTGCCGAAGCAGATCAAAACGCTCAAGATCCAATCGATCGATCTGAGCGACCCGGAGCAACCCGAACTGGGCTTGCCGGGGAAGGGGCGCATCAGCATCGCGGCCCTGCAGAAAGCGATAGCTGAAGCCAACCGTCCACCGCAGGCACCAAGCACCACCAACCGGCCAGCGCCACCCCCCGCTGCCGACTAA
- a CDS encoding D-alanine--D-alanine ligase family protein: MTSEPMQLGLVFGGVSGEHAVSIRSANTVAAALRRGANAERYRLSCFYIDQWGHWWPPAVADAVLAKGTPASREELPAAPLRPGFQGFPEGALDMQVWVPVMHGPNGEDGTIQGLFSLMQVPFVGSGVLGSAVGMDKQAMKAAFAAAGLPQVPYACVDAQELDADPQALLDRLEQQLGYPCFIKPANLGSSVGISKATNRNELLAGLELAASHDPRLVVEQGIDARELECAVLGGRSMQASVLGEICFDADWYDYDTKYSDGKSHTVIPAEVSSSISDRARSMAIAACRAVAAEGLARVDFFLDRRSGDLWLNEINTLPGFTSQSMYPMLWEASGLPLDALVHQLVQLAQESGTPALGRRAEAA, translated from the coding sequence ATGACCAGCGAACCCATGCAACTAGGCCTGGTGTTCGGCGGTGTCTCGGGTGAGCATGCGGTCTCGATCCGCTCGGCCAACACGGTGGCGGCAGCCCTGCGGCGCGGTGCCAACGCCGAGCGCTACCGGCTGAGCTGCTTCTACATCGATCAATGGGGCCATTGGTGGCCGCCGGCGGTGGCCGATGCCGTGCTCGCGAAGGGCACCCCGGCGAGCCGCGAGGAGTTGCCAGCAGCACCACTGCGGCCGGGTTTCCAGGGATTTCCCGAAGGCGCACTCGACATGCAGGTGTGGGTGCCAGTGATGCATGGCCCCAACGGGGAAGACGGCACGATTCAGGGCCTGTTCAGCCTGATGCAGGTGCCCTTCGTGGGATCCGGCGTGTTGGGATCGGCCGTGGGCATGGATAAGCAAGCGATGAAGGCTGCCTTTGCCGCCGCCGGCCTGCCCCAGGTGCCCTACGCCTGCGTGGATGCCCAGGAGCTGGACGCCGATCCTCAGGCGCTGCTGGATCGACTGGAGCAACAGCTCGGCTACCCCTGCTTCATCAAGCCCGCCAACCTGGGCTCCTCGGTGGGCATCAGCAAGGCCACCAACCGCAACGAGCTGCTGGCGGGCCTGGAGCTGGCCGCCAGCCACGACCCACGCCTGGTGGTGGAGCAAGGCATCGACGCCCGCGAACTGGAATGCGCCGTGCTCGGGGGCCGCAGCATGCAAGCTTCCGTGCTGGGCGAAATCTGCTTCGACGCCGACTGGTACGACTACGACACCAAGTACAGCGACGGCAAAAGTCACACCGTGATTCCGGCTGAGGTGAGCAGCTCCATCAGCGATCGCGCCCGCAGCATGGCCATCGCCGCCTGCCGGGCGGTGGCGGCTGAGGGCCTGGCCCGGGTGGATTTCTTCCTGGATCGCCGCAGCGGCGATCTCTGGTTAAACGAGATCAACACCCTGCCCGGCTTCACGAGCCAGAGCATGTACCCCATGCTCTGGGAGGCCAGCGGGTTACCGCTCGACGCATTGGTGCACCAACTGGTGCAACTGGCGCAAGAATCGGGCACACCGGCGCTGGGGAGGAGGGCTGAAGCCGCATGA
- the miaB gene encoding tRNA (N6-isopentenyl adenosine(37)-C2)-methylthiotransferase MiaB, with amino-acid sequence MTATPLRDAPSPTAVGGRGSYWITTFGCQMNKADSERMAGILESMGYSEAQAELEADLVLYNTCTIRDNAEQKVYSYLGRQAQRKRVNPNLTLVVAGCVAQQEGESLLRRVPELDLVMGPQHANRLDVLLAQVEQGQQVVATEEHHILEDITTARRDSSICGWVNVIYGCNERCTYCVVPSVRGKEQSRLPEAIKLEMEGLAAQGFKEITLLGQNIDAYGRDLPGITPEGRRQHTLTDLLQFVHNVEGLERIRFATSHPRYFTERLIDACADLPKVCEHFHIPFQSGDDDVLKEMARGYTVDRYRRIIDRIRERMPDASISADVIVAFPGETDAQYRRTLDLIEEIGFDQVNTAAYSPRPNTPAANWPNQLSEEVKVERLREINAVVERVARERSARYAGRTEQVLVEGINPKDPEQVMGRTRTNRLTFFSGENGRWQPGDLVEVRIEEVRAFSLSGTAQP; translated from the coding sequence ATGACGGCGACACCTCTGCGCGACGCTCCTTCCCCCACCGCAGTGGGCGGGCGCGGCAGCTACTGGATCACCACCTTCGGCTGCCAGATGAACAAGGCGGATTCCGAGCGCATGGCCGGGATCCTCGAATCCATGGGCTACAGCGAAGCCCAGGCTGAGCTCGAGGCCGATCTCGTGCTCTACAACACCTGCACGATCCGCGATAACGCCGAGCAGAAGGTTTACAGCTACTTGGGCCGGCAAGCCCAGCGCAAACGCGTCAACCCCAACCTCACCCTGGTGGTGGCGGGCTGCGTGGCCCAGCAGGAGGGCGAATCACTGCTGCGGAGGGTGCCCGAGCTGGATCTGGTGATGGGCCCCCAGCACGCCAACCGCCTCGATGTGCTGCTCGCCCAGGTGGAGCAGGGCCAGCAGGTGGTGGCCACCGAAGAGCACCACATCCTGGAAGACATCACCACCGCCCGCCGCGACAGCAGCATCTGCGGCTGGGTGAATGTGATCTACGGCTGCAACGAGCGCTGCACCTACTGCGTGGTGCCCTCGGTGCGCGGCAAGGAGCAATCCCGCCTGCCCGAGGCGATCAAGCTCGAGATGGAAGGCCTCGCCGCCCAGGGGTTCAAGGAGATCACCCTGCTGGGCCAGAACATCGATGCTTACGGCCGCGATCTCCCCGGCATCACGCCGGAAGGCCGCCGCCAGCACACCCTCACCGATCTGCTGCAGTTCGTGCACAACGTGGAGGGGCTCGAGCGCATCCGCTTCGCCACCAGCCACCCGCGCTACTTCACCGAACGGCTGATCGATGCCTGCGCCGATCTGCCCAAGGTGTGCGAGCACTTCCACATCCCCTTCCAGAGCGGCGACGATGACGTGCTCAAGGAGATGGCCCGCGGCTACACGGTGGACCGCTACCGGCGCATCATCGATCGGATCCGCGAGCGCATGCCCGATGCCTCGATCAGCGCCGATGTGATCGTGGCCTTCCCAGGCGAAACCGACGCCCAATACCGCCGCACCCTCGATCTGATTGAGGAGATCGGCTTCGATCAGGTGAACACCGCCGCCTACTCGCCGCGCCCCAACACCCCTGCGGCCAACTGGCCCAACCAGCTAAGCGAGGAGGTGAAGGTGGAGCGCCTGCGCGAGATCAACGCCGTGGTGGAGCGGGTGGCCCGGGAGCGCAGCGCCCGTTATGCCGGCCGCACCGAACAGGTGCTGGTGGAGGGCATCAATCCTAAGGATCCCGAGCAGGTGATGGGCCGCACCCGCACCAACCGGCTCACCTTCTTCTCCGGCGAGAACGGCCGCTGGCAGCCGGGCGATCTGGTGGAGGTGCGCATCGAGGAGGTGCGGGCCTTCTCCCTCAGCGGCACAGCCCAGCCCTAG
- a CDS encoding dipeptide epimerase translates to MRLRLHRFRLSKAVPLAISRGTTSAVEHLLLELEHEGLIGRGETGGFDTGHRHYDTEAIAAELEGLAPELECLAPQPLQPLEPLLAGLSPPARCGLDLALHDWWGQRLGQPLHRLWGLDPGACAATSVTLGLGPIEAVLARLERWRLQLPSTRIKLKLGSPDGLDHDRALVQAVRRALRPGDELQIDANGGWDLDGAQQMIPWLADLGVVLVEQPLAPQRDAAADTAGFAALQGLASIPVVADESCWDLADLLRLAPHVQGINIKLVKCGGLSEGVLMARTARRLGLGVMLGCYSDGGLLNSAAAQLLPLVQWPDLDSHLNLLNDPFAGPEREGDVQRPAQRPGLGVQPQEVH, encoded by the coding sequence ATGCGCCTTCGCCTGCATCGCTTCCGCCTGAGCAAGGCCGTGCCGCTCGCCATCAGCCGCGGTACCACCAGCGCTGTGGAGCATCTGCTGCTCGAGCTCGAGCACGAGGGCCTGATCGGCCGCGGCGAGACCGGTGGCTTTGACACCGGCCACCGCCACTACGACACCGAGGCCATTGCGGCGGAGCTGGAGGGGCTGGCGCCGGAGCTGGAGTGCCTGGCGCCGCAGCCGCTGCAGCCGCTTGAGCCGCTTCTGGCCGGGCTGAGCCCGCCGGCGCGCTGCGGCCTGGATCTGGCCCTGCACGATTGGTGGGGGCAGCGCCTGGGGCAACCGCTGCACCGGCTCTGGGGGCTGGATCCAGGCGCCTGCGCCGCCACCAGCGTGACCCTCGGCTTAGGACCGATCGAGGCGGTGTTGGCGCGGCTCGAGCGCTGGCGGCTGCAGCTGCCCTCCACTCGCATCAAGCTCAAGCTGGGCTCCCCTGATGGTCTCGACCACGACCGTGCCCTCGTGCAGGCGGTGCGCAGGGCGCTGCGGCCTGGCGATGAGCTGCAGATCGATGCCAATGGCGGTTGGGATCTCGATGGGGCACAGCAGATGATTCCCTGGCTGGCCGATCTGGGGGTGGTGCTGGTGGAGCAGCCCCTGGCGCCCCAGCGCGATGCCGCCGCCGACACGGCTGGCTTCGCGGCACTCCAGGGACTGGCGTCGATCCCTGTGGTGGCTGATGAAAGCTGCTGGGATCTGGCCGATTTGTTGCGCTTGGCGCCCCATGTGCAGGGCATCAACATCAAGTTGGTGAAGTGCGGCGGCCTGAGCGAGGGGGTGTTGATGGCGCGCACGGCGCGGCGTCTCGGTCTTGGCGTGATGCTGGGTTGTTATTCCGATGGCGGTTTGCTCAACAGCGCCGCGGCTCAGTTGCTGCCGCTGGTGCAGTGGCCTGATCTCGATAGCCATCTCAACCTGCTCAACGACCCCTTCGCCGGCCCCGAGCGTGAGGGGGATGTGCAGCGGCCGGCGCAGAGGCCGGGTCTTGGGGTGCAGCCCCAGGAGGTGCACTGA
- a CDS encoding DUF1611 domain-containing protein, translating to MLSPDAPLVLLQHGGLDNLSGKTGLAMLRYRQGPIVAVIDPAHAGADLQTLTGIARAVPVVADLAAALAFGPAVAAVGLAPSGGRLPREMRADVVAALRAGLNLASGLHSRLAADPEFAAIPLAPGQWIWDLRQEPAELEVAMARCAALPCRRLLAVGSDMAVGKMSACLELQRAAQRAGLDARFVGTGQAGILISGQGVALDAVRVDYAAGAVEAAVLAAAQGAGAEAWVLVEGQGSLAHPGSTATLPLMRGSQPTDLLLVHRAGQSHVRTRAGAVPVAIPPLPELIAACEAVAALGRPDGLRPRVRAIALNTALLDAAEAERQAQQISALTGLPALDPVRHGADALLAALLAAPATAG from the coding sequence ATGCTCAGCCCCGATGCTCCGCTGGTGCTGTTGCAGCACGGCGGCCTCGACAACCTCTCGGGCAAGACCGGCCTGGCGATGCTGCGCTACCGCCAGGGCCCGATCGTGGCGGTGATCGATCCCGCCCATGCTGGCGCCGATCTGCAGACGCTCACGGGGATCGCGCGCGCTGTGCCGGTGGTGGCGGATCTGGCCGCGGCGCTGGCCTTTGGGCCGGCGGTGGCGGCGGTGGGATTGGCGCCCTCCGGCGGACGCTTGCCGCGCGAGATGCGGGCCGATGTGGTGGCGGCGCTGCGGGCTGGGCTCAATCTGGCGAGCGGCTTGCACAGCCGTCTGGCGGCGGACCCGGAGTTTGCAGCGATTCCCCTGGCGCCGGGTCAGTGGATCTGGGATCTGCGCCAGGAGCCGGCGGAGCTGGAGGTGGCGATGGCCCGCTGCGCTGCCCTGCCCTGCCGGCGCCTGCTGGCGGTGGGATCGGATATGGCCGTGGGCAAGATGAGCGCCTGCCTGGAGCTGCAGCGGGCGGCCCAGCGGGCGGGGTTGGATGCCCGCTTTGTGGGCACCGGCCAGGCCGGCATCTTGATCAGCGGCCAGGGCGTGGCGCTGGATGCGGTGCGTGTGGATTACGCCGCCGGTGCGGTGGAGGCGGCAGTGCTGGCGGCCGCGCAGGGGGCTGGAGCCGAGGCCTGGGTGCTGGTGGAGGGCCAGGGTTCGCTGGCGCACCCTGGATCCACGGCCACCTTGCCGCTGATGCGGGGCAGCCAGCCCACGGATCTGCTGCTGGTGCATCGCGCCGGCCAGAGCCATGTGCGCACCCGAGCGGGCGCTGTGCCCGTGGCGATCCCACCGCTACCGGAGCTGATCGCGGCCTGTGAAGCGGTGGCGGCCTTGGGCCGGCCCGACGGACTGCGGCCCCGGGTGCGGGCCATCGCCTTGAACACCGCCTTACTTGATGCGGCCGAAGCCGAGCGCCAAGCCCAGCAGATTTCAGCACTCACCGGCTTGCCGGCGCTTGATCCAGTGCGCCACGGGGCTGATGCGCTGTTGGCGGCCTTACTTGCAGCGCCGGCGACCGCTGGATAG
- a CDS encoding DUF4359 domain-containing protein has translation MERLGGLSRPWGWCLTAVALGGALVATNPDEQDFEEFAGERLVRLVDQELCDQGGLPMVARLLIQNCSELVQGQERVLGSLALQGSTRTNAGVFSLYSTQLGGQSLLPGLRIPRYRILTLGVAGQLVMLQASADEG, from the coding sequence ATGGAGCGGCTTGGTGGGCTGAGCAGGCCATGGGGGTGGTGCCTCACGGCGGTGGCGCTGGGGGGAGCCCTGGTGGCCACCAACCCCGACGAACAGGATTTCGAGGAGTTCGCCGGTGAGCGGCTCGTGCGCCTCGTGGATCAGGAGCTCTGCGATCAGGGCGGCCTGCCGATGGTGGCGCGGCTGCTGATTCAGAACTGCTCTGAGCTCGTGCAGGGGCAGGAGCGCGTGCTGGGCAGCCTGGCTCTGCAGGGCAGCACGCGCACCAATGCCGGTGTGTTCAGCCTTTACAGCACCCAGCTCGGCGGACAGTCGCTGTTGCCTGGCCTGCGCATACCCCGCTACAGGATCCTCACGCTGGGAGTGGCGGGGCAGCTGGTGATGCTGCAGGCCAGTGCTGATGAGGGCTGA
- a CDS encoding amidohydrolase family protein: protein MRADAPGPSCLKLQLPRLLLDPCQRDLPCGDADGLVPVQLELKAGRVAAIRPLASPQGLPLALTPLVEAHAHLDKAFSWEQHPNRSGQMADALSVNLLEGEQRTLEQVCQRAGRALDQAWRYGLRAIRSHIDSGGPGAAPSWEALLGLQQQWRGRVELQLVALVPISHWSTEAGRALAQRVALAGGLLGGVLGPPYPRARRDRQALQGMLALAEQLGCGIDLHVDESGEAPGQGVALLLEQLERHRPQLSITCSHASSMGLLPLAAQQRLAERLARLQVDVVALPTTNLWLLGRRGDTDLAQRPLAPVRQLQRTGVVVAVGGDNVQDPWDPGSDFDPLELLRLGSRVCHCAPWQRQGLTPFTTAPARLLGLAWDGILRQGSPADLVITSATSWSELLARPPQRRVLRGGQWLQAASTEQPSPALARLEASTFR, encoded by the coding sequence ATGAGGGCTGATGCCCCCGGGCCCAGCTGCCTGAAGCTGCAGCTGCCGCGGCTGCTGCTGGATCCCTGCCAGCGCGATCTGCCCTGCGGCGATGCCGATGGGTTGGTGCCGGTGCAGCTGGAACTGAAGGCCGGCCGGGTGGCCGCGATCCGGCCCCTGGCATCCCCGCAGGGTTTGCCCCTGGCGCTCACGCCTCTGGTGGAGGCCCATGCCCATCTTGATAAGGCCTTCAGTTGGGAGCAGCACCCCAACCGCAGCGGCCAGATGGCTGACGCACTGAGCGTGAATCTGCTGGAGGGCGAGCAGCGCACCCTCGAGCAGGTGTGCCAGCGCGCCGGCCGCGCCCTGGATCAGGCCTGGCGCTATGGCCTGCGCGCCATTCGCAGCCACATCGATAGTGGCGGGCCGGGTGCAGCGCCCAGCTGGGAGGCCTTGCTGGGGCTCCAGCAGCAGTGGCGCGGGCGCGTGGAGTTGCAGCTGGTTGCTCTGGTGCCGATCAGCCACTGGAGCACTGAGGCCGGCCGGGCCCTGGCGCAGCGGGTGGCGCTGGCTGGCGGCTTGTTGGGCGGAGTGCTCGGGCCGCCCTATCCGCGCGCCCGCCGCGATCGCCAGGCCCTGCAGGGGATGTTGGCCCTGGCTGAGCAGCTCGGCTGCGGCATCGATCTGCACGTGGATGAGAGCGGCGAGGCCCCTGGCCAGGGGGTGGCGCTGTTGCTCGAGCAGCTGGAGCGCCACCGCCCTCAACTGTCGATCACCTGCAGTCACGCCAGCAGCATGGGGCTGCTGCCGCTCGCCGCGCAGCAGCGGCTGGCGGAGCGGCTGGCGCGTTTGCAGGTGGATGTGGTGGCCCTGCCCACCACCAACCTCTGGTTGCTGGGCCGGCGCGGGGATACGGATCTGGCCCAGCGGCCCCTGGCGCCGGTGCGCCAGTTGCAGCGGACCGGGGTGGTGGTGGCTGTGGGCGGCGACAACGTGCAAGACCCCTGGGATCCCGGCAGCGACTTCGACCCGCTCGAGCTGCTGCGCCTGGGCAGTCGCGTGTGCCATTGCGCCCCCTGGCAGCGCCAGGGGCTCACCCCCTTCACCACGGCGCCTGCGCGCCTGCTCGGCCTGGCGTGGGATGGGATCTTGCGCCAGGGATCTCCGGCCGATCTAGTGATCACCAGTGCCACCAGCTGGAGTGAGCTGCTGGCTAGGCCGCCCCAGCGGCGGGTGCTGCGCGGCGGCCAGTGGCTGCAGGCGGCCTCCACAGAGCAGCCCTCGCCAGCCCTTGCCAGGCTGGAGGCCTCAACCTTCCGCTGA
- a CDS encoding FAD-binding oxidoreductase: protein MASLLPSALPQPLPDPATAQQLEQLAADLRAAGLMPLRSSGELEQLSADAFVYSPVLQPLLQGLRAQLGVRAESAEQVLAVAAACARHGVSLTLRGAGTGNYGQATPLAGGLVLELSAMNRLLEVDPSSGVFKAEAGILLADLEEQLQARGRELRLLPSTVRSASLAGYLAGGSSGIGSLRWGFLRDPGHLLGLEIVTLESTPRRLQLGAAEAEAINHAYGCNGIITSVTMASAAAVPWQQWVLEFASWDQALSAAQQLPKTALLLNALCALEGPVAQRMPWPKGCPPAKASGHRLLILAAPDARLALDALLLSLGGQLVWEAPQGQSRGIPLRELCWNHTTLHARTQDPGLTYLQLLLPQPEQPALAALRQRWGDDVLWHLEAVRAQGQQRLACLPLVRWRGREALSDLIRHACELGCLLFNPHAITVEDGGLGGVDAAQVAAKAEYDPAGLLNPGKLRGWLER from the coding sequence ATGGCCTCGCTGCTGCCCAGCGCTCTGCCGCAGCCCCTGCCGGATCCGGCTACGGCGCAGCAGCTGGAGCAGCTGGCCGCTGATCTGCGCGCCGCCGGCTTGATGCCCCTGCGCAGCAGCGGAGAGCTTGAGCAGCTCTCCGCCGATGCTTTTGTGTATTCGCCGGTGCTGCAGCCCCTGCTGCAGGGGTTGCGGGCGCAGCTGGGCGTACGGGCTGAGAGCGCCGAACAGGTGTTGGCGGTAGCGGCGGCCTGCGCCCGCCATGGGGTGAGCCTCACCCTGCGCGGGGCTGGCACGGGTAATTACGGCCAGGCCACGCCCCTGGCTGGCGGGTTGGTGCTGGAGCTCAGCGCCATGAACCGTCTGCTGGAGGTTGATCCCAGCAGCGGTGTGTTCAAAGCAGAGGCGGGAATCCTGCTGGCCGATCTGGAGGAACAACTGCAGGCGCGGGGCCGTGAGCTGCGCCTGCTGCCCAGCACCGTGCGCAGCGCCAGCCTGGCGGGGTATCTGGCGGGCGGCTCCAGTGGGATCGGCTCGCTGCGCTGGGGATTTCTGCGGGATCCAGGCCATCTGCTCGGGCTTGAGATCGTCACGCTCGAATCCACGCCGCGGCGGCTTCAGCTCGGGGCTGCGGAAGCCGAGGCGATCAACCACGCCTATGGCTGCAACGGCATCATCACCAGCGTCACCATGGCCAGCGCGGCTGCCGTGCCCTGGCAGCAGTGGGTGCTGGAGTTTGCCTCCTGGGACCAGGCCCTGTCGGCGGCGCAGCAGCTGCCTAAAACAGCCTTGCTGCTCAACGCCCTCTGTGCCCTGGAAGGGCCTGTGGCGCAAAGGATGCCGTGGCCAAAGGGCTGCCCCCCCGCTAAGGCATCAGGGCATCGGCTGTTAATCCTGGCGGCCCCGGATGCACGCTTGGCCCTCGATGCGCTGCTGCTGAGCCTCGGGGGCCAGCTGGTGTGGGAGGCGCCCCAGGGGCAAAGCCGGGGCATCCCGCTGCGGGAGCTGTGCTGGAACCACACCACCCTGCATGCCCGCACCCAAGATCCGGGTCTCACCTATCTGCAGCTGCTGTTGCCTCAACCGGAGCAGCCGGCCCTGGCCGCCTTGCGCCAGCGTTGGGGCGACGACGTGCTCTGGCACCTGGAAGCGGTGCGGGCCCAGGGGCAGCAGCGGTTGGCCTGTTTGCCGCTGGTGCGCTGGCGGGGGCGTGAGGCGCTCAGCGACCTCATCCGCCACGCCTGCGAGCTGGGCTGTCTGTTGTTCAACCCCCACGCGATCACGGTGGAGGACGGCGGCCTGGGCGGGGTGGATGCGGCTCAGGTGGCGGCCAAAGCCGAGTACGACCCGGCCGGGCTGCTCAACCCCGGCAAGCTGCGTGGCTGGTTGGAGCGCTGA
- a CDS encoding pentapeptide repeat-containing protein — MLIRRLMAFATSLWLLVAALPAMALDTSAGVGLQDRALFQDTVDYTLTNQSGKDFSNQQLANTSFAGAVGKGANFTGANLHGAIFTQGAFPEADFSGADLSDVLMDRTDMSYTNLRDAVLVGVIAAGASFSGADVTGADFSDALIDRADQRLLCAKASGTNPSTGADTRASLGC; from the coding sequence ATGCTGATCCGCCGCCTGATGGCCTTTGCCACCAGCCTCTGGCTGCTGGTGGCCGCCCTGCCGGCCATGGCGCTCGACACCAGTGCAGGTGTGGGCCTGCAGGATCGGGCCCTGTTCCAGGACACCGTGGATTACACGCTCACCAACCAGAGCGGCAAAGACTTCTCCAACCAGCAGCTGGCCAACACGTCGTTTGCTGGTGCGGTGGGCAAGGGTGCCAACTTCACCGGCGCCAATCTGCACGGCGCGATCTTCACGCAAGGGGCCTTCCCCGAAGCTGATTTCAGCGGCGCCGATCTCAGCGATGTGCTGATGGACCGCACCGACATGAGCTACACCAACCTGCGCGATGCCGTGCTGGTGGGGGTGATCGCGGCGGGTGCCAGCTTCAGCGGCGCTGATGTGACCGGCGCCGACTTCAGCGATGCCCTGATTGATCGCGCCGACCAGCGGCTGCTCTGCGCCAAGGCCAGCGGCACCAACCCCAGCACCGGCGCCGACACCCGCGCCAGCCTCGGCTGCTGA
- a CDS encoding Mur ligase family protein — protein sequence MPGQDPFSELIAPFSRRGVDLGLERLQAALAELGHPERRFAAVQVAGTNGKGSISTMLHAIASAAGIPCGLYTSPHLLSWCERIRLPEGLISEAALSALLQELQPLALRHNLTPFELVTAAAMQAFADAGVELAVLEVGLGGRLDATTVHPDRQVLAFGSIGLDHTEHLGPTIAAIAAEKAGVLHPGAFAVSGPQPPEAAAVLRQQATREGCLLRWVGPLPSTAEGGPRLGLRGTLQQLNAAVAYGAAEALAERGWPINTAAIHAGLQQARWPGRLEHRQFQGCPLLVDGAHNPPAAAALRQELDQRTQEQGLPRRWLIGMQRHKDAPQLLQSLLKPGDAVRVVALPAEHSSWSAEELQAATGLPLEAGAPDLLSNLAWLIDSPALPVACGSLYLVAELLPLLQATD from the coding sequence GTGCCAGGCCAAGACCCCTTCAGCGAGCTGATCGCCCCCTTCAGCCGCCGGGGTGTTGACCTCGGCCTTGAGAGGCTGCAGGCGGCCCTGGCCGAACTGGGCCATCCGGAGCGTCGCTTTGCGGCGGTGCAAGTGGCCGGCACCAATGGCAAGGGTTCGATCAGCACGATGCTGCACGCCATCGCCAGCGCCGCCGGCATCCCCTGCGGCCTCTACACCTCACCCCATCTGCTCAGCTGGTGCGAGCGCATCCGCCTGCCGGAGGGCCTGATCAGCGAAGCCGCGCTGAGTGCACTACTGCAGGAGCTTCAGCCCCTAGCGCTGCGGCACAACCTCACCCCCTTCGAGCTGGTGACGGCTGCGGCCATGCAGGCCTTCGCCGATGCGGGCGTGGAGCTAGCCGTATTGGAGGTGGGACTGGGGGGCCGGCTCGATGCCACCACGGTGCATCCGGATCGCCAGGTGCTGGCGTTCGGGAGCATCGGCCTCGATCACACCGAACACCTAGGGCCCACGATCGCGGCCATCGCCGCAGAGAAAGCGGGCGTGCTGCACCCCGGGGCCTTCGCCGTGAGCGGCCCACAGCCCCCGGAAGCAGCGGCGGTACTGCGCCAGCAGGCGACCCGCGAGGGCTGTCTGCTGCGTTGGGTGGGACCACTCCCGAGCACCGCGGAAGGCGGCCCGCGTTTGGGCCTGCGCGGCACTTTGCAGCAGCTCAACGCCGCCGTGGCCTACGGCGCGGCCGAGGCACTGGCGGAGCGCGGCTGGCCGATCAACACCGCCGCCATCCACGCAGGGCTGCAGCAAGCCCGCTGGCCTGGCCGGCTGGAGCATCGCCAATTCCAGGGGTGCCCGCTGCTCGTGGACGGCGCCCACAACCCACCAGCCGCCGCGGCCCTGCGCCAAGAGCTCGATCAACGCACCCAGGAGCAGGGCCTACCGCGGCGCTGGCTGATCGGCATGCAACGCCACAAGGATGCGCCGCAACTGCTGCAGAGCCTGCTCAAGCCAGGCGATGCGGTGCGCGTGGTGGCGTTGCCGGCAGAGCACAGCAGCTGGAGCGCGGAGGAGCTCCAGGCCGCGACGGGCCTTCCCCTGGAGGCAGGCGCTCCAGACCTCCTCAGCAACCTGGCCTGGCTGATCGACTCGCCCGCTCTACCGGTGGCCTGCGGTTCGCTCTATCTGGTGGCGGAGCTACTGCCCCTGCTTCAAGCGACAGACTGA